A region of Nakaseomyces glabratus chromosome M, complete sequence DNA encodes the following proteins:
- the NNK1 gene encoding protein kinase NNK1 (CAGL0M08316g~Ortholog(s) have protein kinase activity, role in protein phosphorylation, proteolysis and cytoplasm localization), translated as MYGQRRVRSERYSSDISSGKDEEIKVSRSKGIDCPPRRRESSTNEDSLYFQPTKIYKLEKELASRSTLVKSDKDSTDEERDSDEIVSNRFNEADSVRHFGRYTDENYQYRHINGLVPDYYEGMRKNKLGLVSDLTNESRNNYIFEQNANFEMEFPIDESALGGNETRGMHDEYIPNLNYGQLIENWVDEEKQVQTMEDLQREDSMLQGQLMKEASMILSNKVRSPTQERSQTPRLATWVNDYDSEPRIMTNRSSSVIPEALSDDDIREDSLSPNTSAIFSNSHAQVEPIPLPSKNSSRMPTSTLEDRRSYMNFLGKPASTFGAIDSMGMSALKNVNSFLPIHKSSLPSTIPVRKGSSGQSTANSDSSSLNLQHNLSSSVGDLKLDSDQMMDLIRKLPKDFLTLPYSQRKKQIIKLAPDKDSRLIMSLLKKVMITNSKSASSIQKPSMRSRHGSLASQFLSSFSPSVASMASSGGFRPDDKGLFIMGHKLGKVIGFGAWGMIRECVDIQSGAQRAMKIVRFKDNQKVKRNVIREVNVWKEMHHMYILPLLDWKLISDYAMYCLTERVKDGTLYDLVLSWEDRKNNQIPVDERIKLTMFLMLQLISALKYMHSNSTVHGDIKLENCLLKKGRQHKNWTIFLCDFGMSCRFGSYRSRYDTLIDEEKNNSGIIREESYMPLSFEASPKPIYREVSQLNSQHSQLSSQLTPQLQLQSNSASFSQPQQFLAVQQLPQPEPSLPHVHSDSNSTSQPPSKFMKIVTDRNVIHDDTPFEILTARQASRRSFESHNSKKSQKMSTVSVESLPSSPSATPLDNVNAFDPCSLDAQRHFSLSVENSNTKTPSSLIGSLPYAAPELLVPEPSPLGPGADIWALGVTMYTMLMGKLPFKHDLESKLKQLIASGKFDKKSLKCMCNGGHSNLSDEALKYQGLYDAILGCLTINLLDRWGLHDVETALREELKKNGELSQ; from the coding sequence atgtACGGTCAACGGAGAGTACGGTCGGAAAGGTATTCAAGCGATATATCAAGTGGCaaggatgaagaaataaaagttAGTAGAAGTAAAGGAATTGACTGTCCCCCCAGGAGGAGGGAAAGTAGTACAAATGAGGATTCTCTATACTTTCAGCCCACAAAGATTTACAAACTGGAAAAGGAGCTGGCTTCTAGAAGTACCCTTGTAAAATCGGATAAAGACTCTacagatgaagaaagagattcGGATGAAATAGTTTCAAACAGATTTAATGAAGCAGATTCAGTACGGCATTTTGGTAGATATACCGATGaaaattatcaatatcGACATATTAATGGTCTTGTACCTGATTATTATGAGGGCatgagaaaaaataaactggGCCTAGTTTCGGATCTCACTAATGAATCaagaaataattatattttcGAACAAAATGCTAACTTTGAAATGGAATTCCCGATTGATGAATCTGCTCTTGGTGGTAATGAAACGAGAGGCATGCACGATGAATATATACCCAACTTGAATTATGGTCAGTTGATAGAAAATTGGGTGgatgaagaaaagcaaGTACAAACAATGGAAGATTTACAAAGAGAAGATAGTATGTTACAAGGCCAGTTGATGAAGGAAGCATCTATgattctttcaaataaagTTAGATCTCCAACGCAAGAAAGAAGTCAAACACCCAGATTAGCGACATGGGTAAACGATTATGATAGTGAGCCACGTATAATGACAAATAGAAGTTCATCAGTTATTCCTGAGGCATTATCTGACGATGATATTAGAGAAGATAGTTTAAGTCCTAATACATCCGCAATTTTTAGTAATTCGCATGCTCAGGTTGAGCCTATACCACTCCCAAGTAAAAACTCATCAAGAATGCCTACATCAACATTGGAGGATAGGCGATCGTACATGAACTTTCTTGGAAAACCAGCGTCGACTTTTGGTGCTATTGATAGCATGGGTATGTCAGCCCTTAAGAATGTGAATAGTTTTCTTCCTATTCATAAATCATCACTACCATCAACAATACCTGTAAGAAAGGGATCATCTGGTCAATCTACCGCAAATTCCgattcatcatcactaAATTTACAGCATAACTTGAGTTCATCTGTTGGTGATTTAAAATTAGACTCTGACCAGATGATGGACTTAATTAGGAAACTACCAAAGGACTTTCTAACATTACCATACTCACAGAGGAAGAAGCAGATAATAAAACTTGCCCCCGATAAGGATTCAAGACTTATCATGTCCTTGTTAAAAAAGGTAATGATCACAAATTCTAAGAGTGCGTCCTCGATTCAAAAGCCAAGTATGCGGTCCAGACATGGGTCATTGGCATCACAGTTCTTGAGTTCATTTTCTCCTTCTGTGGCATCAATGGCTAGTAGTGGAGGGTTTCGACCTGATGACAAAGGGTTGTTTATTATGGGACACAAATTAGGAAAAGTTATTGGCTTCGGTGCATGGGGTATGATAAGAGAATGCGTTGACATACAATCTGGAGCACAAAGAGCAATGAAAATTGTAAGATTCAAAGATAACCAAAAGGTGAAGAGAAATGTCATCAGGGAGGTTAATGTTTGGAAAGAAATGCATcatatgtatatattgcCTTTATTGGATTGGAAATTGATCAGTGATTATGCCATGTATTGTTTAACAGAAAGAGTAAAAGATGGTACATTATATGATTTAGTGCTTTCATGGGAGGATAGAAAGAATAATCAGATCCCGGTAGATGAAAGGATTAAGTTGACTATGTTCCTGATGTTGCAGCTAATATCAGCTCTAAAATATATGCATTCAAACTCCACGGTTCATGGTGATATCAAGCTTGAAAATTGTTTACTGAAGAAAGGTAGACAACATAAAAATTGGACAATTTTCTTATGTGATTTTGGTATGAGCTGCAGATTTGGTTCTTACCGTAGTCGGTATGATACCTTAATAGATGAGGAGAAGAACAACTCAGGAATTATCAGAGAGGAATCATATATGCCGCTTTCATTTGAGGCTTCGCCAAAGCCTATCTATAGGGAGGTTTCTCAATTAAATTCTCAACATTCGCAATTGAGTTCGCAATTAACTCCTCAATTACAACTTCAGTCAAATTCTGCATCGTTTTCACAGCCGCAACAATTTCTGGCTGTACAGCAACTGCCACAGCCAGAGCCATCATTGCCACATGTGCATTCGGATTCTAACAGCACTTCTCAACCTCCATCTAAATTCATGAAGATTGTGACTGACAGAAATGTTATTCATGATGACACTCCATTTGAAATCCTCACAGCTAGGCAGGCGTCAAGGAGATCTTTTGAATCTCACAATAGTAAAAAGTCCCAGAAAATGAGCACAGTATCAGTTGAATCGCTTCCATCTTCACCCTCAGCAACTCCTCTTGATAATGTGAATGCATTCGATCCTTGTTCTTTGGATGCTCAAAGGCATTTCTCTCTGTCGGTTGAGAATTCTAACACAAAGACACCATCATCTCTAATTGGGTCTCTACCATATGCTGCACCTGAATTATTGGTACCTGAGCCTTCTCCGTTGGGGCCTGGTGCAGATATTTGGGCATTGGGTGTTACTATGTACACAATGCTTATGGGTAAGCTACCCTTCAAGCATGACTTAGAATCCAAACTTAAACAATTGATAGCATCAGGAAAGTTTGACAAGAAATCTCTAAAATGTATGTGTAATGGTGGGCACAGTAATCTCTCGGATGAGGCTCTTAAATATCAAGGATTGTATGACGCTATTCTTGGGTGCTTGACGATCAACCTCCTTGATCGTTGGGGACTGCATGATGTTGAAACAGCACTCAGAGAagaattaaagaaaaatggagAACTAAGCCAGTAG
- the MRPL38 gene encoding mitochondrial 54S ribosomal protein uL14m (CAGL0M08338g~Ortholog(s) have structural constituent of ribosome activity and mitochondrial large ribosomal subunit localization), whose protein sequence is MIYLKSIIKVIDNSGAQLAECIKVIGKGSPKSPGRVGDRIVCVIQKARPLTQNITGTATTNRVKKGDICHAIVVRTKQTNEYRRDGSMISFGDNACVLINKNTGEPLGTRIMANDGVVDRTLKDKGFNKICSLASKAL, encoded by the coding sequence ATGATTTATCTGAAGTCTATCATCAAAGTTATTGACAACTCGGGAGCACAACTAGCCGAGTGCATCAAGGTTATTGGCAAGGGTTCACCTAAATCGCCAGGTAGAGTAGGAGACAGGATTGTTTGCGTCATACAGAAGGCCAGACCACTAACTCAGAATATTACTGGTACAGCTACTACAAATAGAGTAAAAAAAGGTGATATTTGTCATGCCATAGTGGTCAGAACTAAGCAAACTAACGAATATAGAAGAGACGGTTCTATGATAAGTTTCGGCGACAACGCCTGTGTATTGATAAATAAGAATACTGGGGAACCATTGGGTACTAGAATCATGGCAAATGATGGTGTAGTAGATAGAACCTTAAAAGATAAGGGATTCAATAAGATCTGCTCATTAGCTAGCAAAGCTTTATAA
- the KKQ8 gene encoding putative serine/threonine protein kinase KKQ8 (CAGL0M08360g~Ortholog(s) have cytoplasm localization), translating to MPEHEERHSHGVNRSLSLGSSMRSLFKSQRSRGPSDRGANGTPGPAQKVDIRVDTASASREHTPVVHKTPQSANPELQQPRHHLGLPNILKLNLTPTNSNPQSKSGSPVSQNTSQESLITDTDIEVEDYRPSKDSRRTVRNASPMSSNGNLPINANTVIGPDTSSNNIDSMLDGTGLRPFYEEADSSDYIENLRSFPLPTGHYAPGFIQPPKSPTSSRVPSRSNSRKGREHAGTVSAAQLPRYNETPGKCILDLEYFKLYEDGHHVHTLKVMTSVNSDANGNSHNHASKNDGHLDLPKGDDGSVVRQKSKFSLSGFFKPHSKEDIANADEKLKYAVSLLPRNKICSKVETDRDTFAPVFTKTRSHVQSGSDDSSDDDEELDDPSIPKIVNKNAAVGSQELKLINNLSEKIRMGLSTAAKNKHNQSSKHRTPSGAGVQDENQPAFADLYGKCVAVVGHGAYGVVKVCARTRDEKDDLPATKTYMDSKKIYFAVKELKPRPSDPIEKFSTRITSEFIIGHSLSHYYDKNGEQSAPNILSIIDLLEYNDTFIEVMEFCPAGDLYSLLTARKNKIGKPLHPLEADCFMKQLLKGIQFMHDHGVAHCDLKPENILLHPNGLLKICDFGTSCVFQTAWERHVHFQTGLQGSEPYVAPEEYNPKKEYDPRLVDCWSIGIVYCTMIMGHYLWRNAARGKDSLYDSFYEEMASKKEFYVFEELRHINQEINRLRRIALYQIFQPNPEKRISIDKLLQTGWMRHTKCCVPYKNIPR from the coding sequence ATGCCAGAACACGAGGAGCGCCATAGCCATGGCGTGAACAGATCGCTATCTCTTGGTAGTTCGATGAGGAGCTTGTTTAAGTCTCAGAGGTCTCGAGGCCCCAGTGATCGAGGTGCAAATGGGACCCCCGGGCCTGCGCAAAAAGTTGATATACGAGTGGACACAGCCAGTGCAAGCCGTGAGCATACACCGGTGGTACATAAAACCCCACAATCTGCCAATCCAGAGTTACAACAACCACGCCATCATCTGGGCTTGCCAAACATCTTGAAGTTAAACTTGACGCCTACTAATTCGAATCCACAATCCAAATCAGGGTCTCCTGTCAGCCAGAATACATCACAGGAATCTCTGATTACAGATACTGACATTGAAGTTGAGGACTATAGACCATCCAAGGACAGTCGTCGTACTGTGAGGAACGCCAGTCCCATGTCAAGTAATGGTAACTTGCCTATAAACGCAAACACTGTCATTGGCCCTGACACAAGCAGTAATAACATAGATTCGATGCTGGATGGTACTGGCTTGAGACCATTTTACGAAGAGGCAGACAGTTCCGATTATATTGAGAACTTACGAAGCTTTCCGCTACCGACTGGCCACTATGCCCCTGGATTTATTCAACCTCCGAAATCTCCCACAAGTTCAAGAGTACCAAGTAGGTCTAATAGCAGAAAGGGAAGAGAGCATGCTGGAACAGTTAGTGCTGCTCAGCTACCTAGATATAATGAAACCCCTGGAAAATGCATTTTAGATTTAGAGTATTTCAAACTTTATGAAGATGGTCACCATGTCCACACCCTGAAAGTGATGACTTCAGTAAACTCAGATGCGAATGGTAATAGCCATAACCATGCTTCGAAAAATGACGGTCATTTAGATCTACCAAAAGGTGATGACGGCTCAGTGGTTAGACAGAAGTCAAAATTCTCATTATCTGGGTTCTTCAAACCACATTCAAAGGAGGATATTGCTAACGCTGAcgaaaaattgaaatatgCTGTATCGTTATTACCAAGGAATAAAATCTGTTCAAAAGTTGAAACAGATAGAGATACGTTCGCTCCAGTCTTTACGAAGACCAGAAGCCACGTTCAAAGTGGAAGCGATGACAGttctgatgatgatgaagaacttgatgACCCATCGATTCCAAAAATTGTTAACAAGAATGCTGCTGTAGGGTCTCAGGAGTTAAAACTAATCAATAACTTATCTGAAAAGATTAGAATGGGGTTATCTACAGCAGCCAAGAACAAACACAATCAATCCAGTAAACATAGAACACCGTCTGGAGCCGGAGTCCAGGACGAAAACCAACCTGCTTTTGCTGATCTATACGGAAAATGTGTTGCAGTCGTAGGCCATGGGGCATACGGTGTTGTAAAAGTATGTGCTAGAACTAGGGATGAGAAGGATGATCTGCCGGCCACCAAAACTTATATGGacagtaaaaaaatatactttgCTGTAAAGGAGCTGAAACCACGGCCATCAGACCCAATTGAGAAATTCAGTACTAGAATTACCTCTGAATTCATTATTGGGCACTCTTTGAGTCATTACTATGATAAAAATGGTGAACAATCTGCACCTAATATTTTGAGTATCATAGATTTGTTAGAATACAATGATACTTTTATTGAAGTCATGGAATTTTGTCCAGCTGGTGACTTATATAGCCTATTGACAGCAAGGAAGAATAAAATCGGAAAACCATTACACCCATTAGAAGCTGATTGTTTTATGAAACAGTTATTAAAAGGCATACAATTTATGCATGATCATGGTGTTGCACATTGTGATCTAAAACCAGAAAacattcttcttcatccgAACGGTTTATTGAAAATCTGTGATTTTGGTACTAGTTGTGTGTTCCAAACTGCATGGGAGAGACATGTACATTTCCAAACGGGCCTTCAAGGCTCTGAACCTTATGTTGCACCTGAGGAATACAACCCCAAAAAAGAATACGACCCAAGGCTAGTTGATTGTTGGAGTATCGGTATCGTGTATTGTACAATGATAATGGGCCATTATTTATGGAGAAATGCTGCCAGAGGAAAGGATTCTTTATATGACTCTTTTTATGAAGAAATGGCCTCCAAAAAGGAGTTCTATGTATTTGAAGAGCTTCGCCATATCAACCAAGAAATTAATAGATTGCGCAGAATAGCACTTTACCAAATTTTCCAACCAAACCCAGAAAAACGTATATCAATTGACAAACTACTCCAAACAGGTTGGATGAGACATACCAAATGCTGTGTCCCCTATAAAAACATACCAAGATAA
- the MRP49 gene encoding mitochondrial 54S ribosomal protein mL61 (CAGL0M08382g~Ortholog(s) have structural constituent of ribosome activity, role in mitochondrial translation and mitochondrial large ribosomal subunit localization), whose product MSKVARQLKFLNKISSTTTDAQVILSPGKYQRLSLTFQTKNHNGHMGARKFWKDYLPTIQFYNPQLRIDVTRIKNESKTVSVPCTLQAIGTDGKVVEEIDMSNKHAPEILQSLLQKLDHERVPESQIISVGTQSA is encoded by the coding sequence ATGTCTAAAGTAGCGAGACAGTTGAAATTTCTGAATAAGATTAGCTCTACCACGACTGATGCACAAGTTATACTAAGCCCTGGGAAATACCAGCGGTTGTCACTAACATTTCAGACCAAGAACCACAATGGACACATGGGTGCGCGTAAGTTTTGGAAGGACTATTTGCCAACGATACAGTTTTACAACCCACAGCTCCGGATAGACGTCACTAGGATAAAGAACGAGAGCAAAACAGTGTCTGTGCCATGCACACTGCAAGCCATCGGTACAGATGGTAAAGTCGTCGAAGAGATAGATATGAGCAACAAGCATGCGCCAGAGATACTACAATCTTTACTGCAAAAATTAGACCATGAACGTGTCCCAGAATCGCAAATCATATCGGTGGGCACACAGTCGGCATAG
- the TPK3 gene encoding cAMP-dependent protein kinase catalytic subunit TPK3 (CAGL0M08404g~Ortholog(s) have cAMP-dependent protein kinase activity and role in Ras protein signal transduction, mitochondrion organization, protein kinase A signaling, protein phosphorylation), which translates to MYVDPKKNNEVRKLSIPDKVVPEAEESEQLTEQQQQMQILGENFKEVEIMDSEYDRRKLEEESAGPPGDEPMGQENHEQLENHIDKATESQMSKELVVEDDQYDQGSHNIDYEARNKEEHNNGTNRTDGGHTQGTEQSNEQQTESNHEQQQQQRLQQTEQHQQHQMETVKKPLIYGANTSGKYTLSDFQILRTLGTGSFGRVHLIRSNHNGRFYALKALKKHTVVKLKQVEHTNDERRMLSIVSHPFIIRMWGTFQDSQHVFMVMDYIEGGELFSLLRKSQRFPNPVAKFYAAEVCLALEYLHSKEIIYRDLKPENILLDKNGHIKITDFGFAKYVPDVTYTLCGTPDYIAPEVVSTKPYNKSVDWWSFGILIYEMLAGYTPFYDANTMKTYEHILNSELKFPSFFHPDVQDLLSKLITRDLSKRLGNLQNGSEDVKNHPWFSEVVWEKLLARYIETPYEPPIQQGQGDTSQFDRYPEEEINYGVQGEDPYADLFREF; encoded by the coding sequence ATGTATGTGGAtccaaagaagaataatgaAGTAAGGAAGCTTAGTATCCCTGACAAAGTTGTACCTGAAGCTGAAGAAAGTGAGCAATTAACggaacaacaacagcagaTGCAAATACTGGGAGAAAATTTTAAAGAAGTCGAGATTATGGATAGCGAATACGACAGAAGGAAACTCGAAGAAGAGAGTGCAGGACCTCCTGGTGACGAACCTATGGGTCAAGAAAACCATGAGCAGTTAGAAAACCACATTGATAAAGCTACAGAGTCCCAAATGAGTAAAGAACTTGTGGTGGAAGACGACCAGTACGACCAGGGGAGCCACAATATCGACTATGAGGCAAGAAACAAAGAGGAACATAACAATGGTACGAACCGGACCGATGGTGGACATACACAAGGTACTGAACAATCAAACGAACAACAAACAGAATCAAATCAcgaacaacagcaacaacaacgaCTACAGCAAACAGAGCAGCACCAACAACACCAAATGGAAACGGTGAAGAAACCGCTCATATATGGGGCTAACACTTCAGGAAAGTACACCCTATCAGACTTCCAAATATTACGGACTTTAGGAACAGGTTCCTTTGGTAGAGTTCATTTAATTCGGTCAAATCATAATGGTAGATTTTACGCTTTGAAAGCGCTAAAGAAACACACAGTTGTAAAATTAAAACAAGTAGAGCATACCAACGACGAAAGAAGGATGTTATCGATAGTGTCCCATCCCTTCATCATTCGTATGTGGGGTACTTTCCAGGACTCACAACATGTTTTCATGGTTATGGACTACATCGAGGGTGGTGAGTTATTCTCCCTACTTAGGAAATCGCAAAGATTTCCCAACCCTGTAGCGAAATTTTATGCAGCCGAAGTATGCTTGGCATTGGAATATTTACACAGTAAAGAGATAATATACAGAGATTTGAAGCCAGAGAACATTCTACTTGACAAAAATGGTCATATAAAGATTACCGATTTCGGATTTGCTAAATATGTTCCGGATGTTACATACACACTATGTGGTACACCAGATTATATTGCTCCTGAAGTAGTAAGCACTAAGCCTTATAACAAATCTGTTGATTGGTGGAGTTTCGGTATTTTGATATACGAAATGTTGGCTGGGTATACACCATTTTATGATGCAAATACAATGAAAACTTACGAACACATTTTAAACTCGGAACTTAAGTTCCCTTCTTTCTTCCATCCAGATGTGCAAGATTTACTGTCTAAGTTAATCACCAGAGACTTGAGTAAACGTCTTGGTAACTTACAAAACGGCAGTGAGGATGTTAAGAACCATCCGTGGTTTAGCGAAGTTGTCTGGGAGAAACTGCTGGCGAGATACATAGAGACTCCATATGAACCTCCTATCCAACAGGGACAAGGTGATACTTCCCAGTTTGACAGGTAcccagaagaagaaataaactACGGCGTACAAGGAGAGGATCCCTACGCTGATCTATTCAGAGAGTTTTAA